A single genomic interval of Daucus carota subsp. sativus chromosome 1, DH1 v3.0, whole genome shotgun sequence harbors:
- the LOC108194321 gene encoding uncharacterized protein LOC108194321: protein MDKKDMLGRNRVEDVNWLCCLSEPELDLLIDLKMMVLQRAKKIDCDSLVKKFDLKILRALGFILMEHFKENIKNMTNTPDLADICASLDRCNLLKLDDQDGSGSASIEELKILTGNRKRRAVELYNEEVLEDPRGC from the exons ATGGATAAAAAGGATATGTTAGGGCGCAATAGAGTCGAAGATGTTAATTGGCTCTGCTGCCTGAGCGAACCTGAGCTT gatctactgattgatttaaaGATGATGGTCCTTCAACGTGCCAAAAAAATTGATTGTGATTCTTTGGTTAAGAAGTTTGACTTGAAGATCCTCCGAGCGCTTG GATTCATTTTGATGGAGCACTTTAAAGAGAACATCAAAAATATGACAAACACCCCTGACTTGGCAGACATTTGTGCTTCTTTAGACAGATGTAATTTACTGAAACTGGATGACCAGGATGGTTCTGGTTCGGCAAGTATAGAAGAACTGAAAATATTAACTGGGAATAGAAAAAGGAGAGCTGTGGAATT ATATAACGAGGAGGTGCTTGAAGATCCCAGAGGCTGCTAA
- the LOC108205390 gene encoding LOB domain-containing protein 4, giving the protein MKLNGRKQSGAAAGGLSAAAQVSPCAACKLLRRKCAAGDCVFAPHFPPDDPSKFANVHKVFGASNVNKMLQEVPEHQRGDAVSSMVYEANARVRDPVYGCVGAISCLQQQIDTLQTQLAIAQAQVLHLRVHVAATAGQALCASTCGSPMTSKITMSNQTKPNSNMSMVVDQGSLGDFTWSC; this is encoded by the exons ATGAAGCTTAATGGGAGAAAACAGAGTGGTGCAGCTGCAGGAGGTTTATCAGCAGCAGCACAAGTATCACCATGCGCAGCCTGCAAGCTTCTTCGGAGAAAATGTGCAGCTGGGGACTGTGTATTTGCTCCACACTTTCCCCCGGATGATCCTTCGAAATTTGCCAATGTTCATAAGGTCTTTGGTGCTAGTAATGTCAACAAAATGTTACAG GAGGTGCCTGAGCATCAAAGAGGAGACGCAGTGAGTAGCATGGTGTACGAAGCAAATGCCAGGGTCCGAGACCCAGTTTACGGCTGTGTTGGGGCCATTTCATGTCTACAACAACAAATTGACACATTACAGACTCAGTTAGCCATAGCTCAGGCACAAGTATTGCACCTCCGTGTTCATGTAGCGGCTACAGCAGGTCAAGCCCTTTGCGCATCAACTTGTGGATCACCTATGACATCAAAGATAACAATGAGCAACCAGACCAAACCTAATTCTAACATGAGTATGGTTGTAGACCAGGGCAGCCTCGGAGATTTCACTTGGTCATGTTAA